DNA sequence from the Labilithrix sp. genome:
GCCTTCGTCCTGCGACGCGACCTCCGCCTCGAAGACGAGGCGTTGCCACCGATCGAAGAGCTGAACGGTCGAGCCGGCCGCCCTCTTCTTCGCGTCCTTCGCGACGGGCGGACGAGGCTGATAGCGACCGGAGGCGATCTCGGCGCGGGGGATCGCGACGTCGTCGACGCGGAGCTCCGTCGCCGACGCGCGGACGTGCCGAACGCGGGGCCGCGCGAACCAGTTCGTGCGCCGCGCGCTGTACCCGATGACGGCGGCGATGGCGGCGAGGTGGACGCCGAGCGCGCCGAGGAGGAACGGCCGATGCACGAGGAAAGCGGCGAACGCCGCGAGGCCCACCACGACGGCGAGCCGGAGCCCCCGATCGACGAGGAGGTTCTTCTCGAAGACGACGAGGCGTTCGTAGAACGGACGTTCGCTCAGCGGAGGCCCTCGATCCAGCGCTTCACGACGTCGACGCCCTGCGTGTCGACCACCGTCGACGCGAGCGGCGGCATCTGGCCGTCGCCGCGCATGCCCATCGCCTTCACGAGCTCGCTCTCGTCCGGCGCGCCCGCCTTGACGCGGAGGCCGGCGCGGCCCGCGCTCGTCGTCTCGACGCCGACGAGCGTCTTGTAGAGGTCCCACTCCACCTCGGGTTCGTTCGCCGCGAGCTCCTCGAACGCGAGGCGCAGCCGGAGGCCGGTCGTCTCCGCGGTCGCCGACGGCGTCGCGTTGTGACAGGTCACGCCGCAGTTCACGTGGAGCACGCCGTAGGCCGGGTTCGGCACCGTCACCGCCGTCACCGCCGGCTTCGGGACGATCTTGTCCTCGCGCGCGAGGGTCGCGAGGGTCACGCCCGTCGCGCCGGGCTGCGCGAGCGACACCGCCTCGAAGCCGAGGAGCTTGTCCCTGCGGCCGCGATGGCACTCCGAGCACTCCGTCGTCGTGGGGATGTGGTACGGCTCGCCGTCGAGCATGACGTCGGTGCCGGCGCCGACGGTCGCCTTCGTGCCGTCCTCGGACCAGACGTACGAAGTCTGCAGCCATTTGCCGGCGTTCGTCTTCCAGAAGAAGCGCGTCTCGACCTTCTTCGGTCCCTTGTGGATGTCTTTCCAGACCTTCGTCCCGTTCGGAAACTTCCAATCATCCATCGACGTGGCGTCGACGGTCTGTCCCTCCGGGAGCTCGATGTAGCGATCCTTGTCGAGCCCGTCGCTCCAGAACGCGACGCCGGGCGCGTACGCGCGCGCGGTGGGCGCGATCGTCCTCGTCGCGAAGTCCGAATAGAGGCCCGTGCACGCGAGATCGTTCGGGACCTCGTCCTGACTCTCGGGACCGCACGCGCCGGCGCCTCCGTCCTCGCTGCTGCACGCCCCCGCGCTCGCCGCCGCCGCTGCGAGCGCGACGACGAACATCCTCCCTCCGAGCATCGTCACCTCCTCAGCTTACTCCATGGCAGTCAAACATTCGACATCGTTGACGAACACGGGTGGACCCGCGCGGCCGTCCGCCCGCGGCGCGATGCGACCCGTCGGGGTGTGTTCGCCGGGGCTGAGTCGATGGACTAGGGTCCTCGATCGTGGACGAGCGCTCCGGACTCATGGGCTGGCTGCTGCGCCTCGTGCCGGGCGCGACGTCGCAGCCCACGGCGCTGGCGAAGAACCGGCTCGTCATCGGCGTCACCATCCTCTTGCTCTCGATGGTGCTCCAGACCGCGCCGCTCGCGGTGCGCTCGCAGCAGGTCGAGCCCGTCGTCGTGCGGTTCGGCTGGTACGTGCTCGAGATGGCGACGCTCGCGGTCGCGCTCTCGACCGCGTACCACCACAACCAGCGGCGGCGCGCGACGATCGGCGCGACGCTCGCGTGGACGATCGCGATCTCGGCCGTCGTCTCGCTCGTCTTCGTCCTCCTCTACACGCTCGTCGTCGTCCCCGCCGTCCCCTCGCTGAGGAGCGACGGTCCTCCCCGCACGATGGCGTTCTCGATCACGTGGGGCCTCGTCGTCGGCATGCTCCACACCGGCGTGTGGGCGCTCGCGTTCGTGTTCCCGTACGTCGCGGAGGACGCGCGGCTCCGCGCGCTCGAGGCCGACAAGCTCAAGATCGAAGCGGAGCAGCTCAAGATCTCCGCCGAGCTCTCGCGCCTGCGCTCCCAGCTCGAGCCGCATTTCCTCCTCAACACGCTCAACGCGATCGCCGGGCTCGTGAACGAGAACCCGCGCGAAGCACGGCGCCTCATCGCGTGCCTCGGCGAGCTCCTGCGCGACGCGCTCCACGACGGCGACGAGCTGCAGCCGCTCGAGGACGAGGTCGCCTGGCTCCGGCGCTACGCCGAGATCCTCGAGTCGCGTCACGCCGGGACGCTGAGCTTCCAGTGGGACATCGAGCCCGGCACGAAGCGCACGCTCGTCCCGCGCCTCCTCCTCCAGCCGCTCGTGGAGAACGCGGTCAAACACGGCGCGCTGCGACGGACGAAGAAGCAGGAGGGCTGCGGCCTCGTCACGGTGCGCGTGCGGCTCGCCGACAGCGACGCGAAGCGCAAGGTCGTCTGCGAGATCGAGGACAACGGCCCGGGCCTCCCCAACGCCGAGCCGCGCGCGGGCGCGTTCGGGCTCCGCTCGGTGCGGCGGCGGCTCGAGCTCAAGTTCCCCGACGCGGTGCTACGCATGGAATCTACCGCCGAGGGGACGCGCTCGATCGTCGAGCTCCCCTCCCCGACGAAGGAAAACCCGAAGGAGCTGTCGTGAAGAAGAACGGCGTGAACCCCCTCCGTGCGCTCGTCCTCGAGGACGAGTGGCCCGCGCGCAACTACCTCGTCGAGCTCCTCGAGGGCACCGGCAACGCCGAGGTCGTCGGCGCGATCGCGACGATCGAAGAGGCGAAGGCCGTCCTCGCCGCGAGCGTCCCCGTCGACGTCGTCTTCGTGGACGTCCACCTCATGCCGGA
Encoded proteins:
- a CDS encoding histidine kinase, with product MDERSGLMGWLLRLVPGATSQPTALAKNRLVIGVTILLLSMVLQTAPLAVRSQQVEPVVVRFGWYVLEMATLAVALSTAYHHNQRRRATIGATLAWTIAISAVVSLVFVLLYTLVVVPAVPSLRSDGPPRTMAFSITWGLVVGMLHTGVWALAFVFPYVAEDARLRALEADKLKIEAEQLKISAELSRLRSQLEPHFLLNTLNAIAGLVNENPREARRLIACLGELLRDALHDGDELQPLEDEVAWLRRYAEILESRHAGTLSFQWDIEPGTKRTLVPRLLLQPLVENAVKHGALRRTKKQEGCGLVTVRVRLADSDAKRKVVCEIEDNGPGLPNAEPRAGAFGLRSVRRRLELKFPDAVLRMESTAEGTRSIVELPSPTKENPKELS